A stretch of the Paenibacillus dendritiformis genome encodes the following:
- a CDS encoding DUF4362 domain-containing protein gives MYSVEGDAILYDVHTDGETIQYTIDNTRDSFAQDAGIQETTCKNIIKEEDAKQVTYMIEGARNG, from the coding sequence ATGTATTCGGTTGAAGGGGATGCCATTCTTTATGATGTGCATACAGACGGAGAGACGATTCAATATACAATAGACAATACCAGAGATTCATTTGCCCAAGATGCCGGTATTCAAGAGACCACCTGCAAGAACATCATAAAAGAAGAGGACGCGAAACAAGTTACCTATATGATCGAGGGGGCAAGGAATGGATAG